The Helianthus annuus cultivar XRQ/B chromosome 11, HanXRQr2.0-SUNRISE, whole genome shotgun sequence region AACTCTATTTTTTACTCACTTTATCTTTCTCTACACATCAGGTATCGCGTCCCTTCTGTTACCCGGTGGTCGGACAGCTCATAGCCGCTTCGCTATCCCTTTAGAATTGCTTCAAAATAGCACGTGTGCCATCAAACAAAATACCCATTTGGCACACCTATTACAAGAGGTAAGGTTAATCATCTGGGACGAGGCACCAATGATGCAAAAATATGCTTTTGAAGCGCTTGATAAAACACTTAGAGATATCTTGGGGTTTCCTGCCCACGCAAACAGGGAACGCATTTTTGGTGGCATGCCTGTTTTACTTGGTGGTGATTTCAGACAAATCCTGCCCGTCATCCCAAAAGGAAAAAGAGAAGATGTTGTTCAGGCATGCATAAATAAATCGTACCTGTGGAAAAGTTGTAAACTCTTCAGACTCCACCGCAGTATGCGTGTCAACGAATACACCTCAGCAGGTGTGCTAGACATGGATAGGCAACTTTTCAACAAATGGTTATTAGAAATCGGCGATGGAATTGTTCCCTCAAAGACCAAAGAAGGGGAGGATGAGCCTACCTGGATCGAGATACCCACCAGGTTCATCGTACCTGGTTCTGGTCTTCCTGTGGAATCGATTGTTAACGCTGTCTTCCCGTCGTTTACAGAAAGGCAGGTTGATGACGCTTATTTGTGTGAAAGAGCAATACTAACCCCGCGCAATATAGATGCTGACGAAATCAATGATTACATGTTTTCACAACTGAGACGAAACACAAAGATCTACAAGAGTTCTGATGAGATATGTCGCGCGTCCACAGATGTATTAGAACAGGAACAACTCTATCCGTCTGAATTCTAAACTCTTTGACATTCCCAGGTAACCCCCCCCCTCTCCCTCACCTGGCATAAAAAATTATTTGCAGACAAAAAAAATGTACCCAGTTAAATTCTTTAATTATTTGCCATTGTCAGGTATGCCTCCACACGCTTTGCATTTAAAAGAAGGCCTCCCTATCATGCTTTTAAGAAATGTGAACCCCTCACAAGGATTATGTAATGGCACCCGCCTTATTATAACAGACCTTGGTAAATTTGTTATCAAGGCTAGAATACTTACTGGGTCTAATCGTGGAGATACTGCATTAATACCGAGAATAACCCTTTCATCGACGAAATCAAAATGGCCATTTATTATGAAAAGACGCCAGTTCCCAGTAAAACCATGCTATGCAATGACCATTAATAAAAGTCAAGGCCAATCATTAAAAGTCGTTGGTCTGTATTTGCCTCGCCCTGTGTTCAGCCATGGCCAGCTATATGTCGCGCTTTCAAGGGTTACGACACCTGAAGGTTTAAAGATTGTCATCGTCGGAGACGACAACGGTAGCATGAAAAACCATACCAGAAACATCGTTTATAAAGAGACATTTAACAATTTGGCGCCATCAGATGAGGCACAATAAACAATACTTGGCATACCGTAATCTTTTAGACCACCAAGAAACTTTTATCGCCTTTATTGCTGTTACTCCAACATAATAATTTATACACACCCTAAACCcatattttctttttgttctgCCCCAGCCACAACAACTATGTACATACCACGTTGAGTATTACGCATCTGCCCTCCAACGACAAACTATCCCCGTATTCTTCCAGTAACGCCACCGCAACAACTATTCATGCGCCACAGGTCGTAGGAATGTAATTCTTTATAGCTTCTTGCAAATTTTGAAAACTAATAgtctttttaatttctttgtttTTGGTTTGTTGATCTTATTCCGATGCATGTGCTGATtgggttttttttatattttaggtGGAAAAGGCACCGATGATTCAAAAACTGTTGTTTGTTGCTGGTTTGGACACATTTACGCAAACGCATATTGAGCCACGGTTGCCAATTgtcattgggggggggggtggcaTACGCTTTCGTGGCCGCAACTATTTCAATCATTTTGGGTGGTCAATATAGCGACTCCGTTGACCCTGAAGGTTGCTAAATGTGTTGAGGTTGGATTGTATGAACTTGATTTGCCCTAGGTAGGCATGCCCTAGGTATGCATATACAAATACGTGcgtctatatatatatactttctgCATATAGGGGATATGTATATAGATTGCTGCTAATTATGCGTAAAAAAATTTGTTTTACATGCTTCCTTAAGATTTTGCAGGGTACTATGTGTGTTGACATTGGCTTGCCTTAGATTATGGCAAGCAGCTTTTATCATCTATATTGCCGTTAACCCAACATAGTAAGCAATGCATGTCCTAAACACTTTTTTTTTGCTACGCTCCAAACACGCCACCTGACAACTACATTCTACATAGCCTGCCAATAACGATAGCGCACCAGCTACTTTTGTGGCACAAGTGGTGGGAATGTAAGTGTTTACACCTTCCACTACATTTTGAAATCTCCTACTCTTTGATATTTCTTAGCTTATCTTAATTTTATTCAGGGACATGGGATGGTTGGTTTATTTGTCTATTTTAGGCTGGAAAAACAACGCTGCTCCAAAAACTGTTGATTGTAGCTGGTTTGAAAACATTGACACAAACACGTATTTCGAGACGGTTCCCATCTGTCGTTTTGTGGATGGGGGGTGTCATAGTCTTTCGTGCCTGCTACTGTTTAAATCATTATGACAGGTCAATATAGCGACACCGTGGAACCTCAAAAAGTGGTTACAACCTTGCACATCAACCTTTTATAAAACTTATGGTGTTTCGCTCAATATTACATCCAACTAACTCCCACATGTTGATGCTTATATAGAAAATTTAGAGGACTATGAGAGGGGCTTACGAAACTACTGATATTGTTACTTCAGCTCTACAAATTGTGCTTCGTTTTACTTGGTTTTGGCGTAATGACACACGGTTAGTTTTGCATCATCTTACATATTCTATCTTTTACAATTAAGAACTTAATTGGCTGGAAATGTTTCTGTTTTATAGATTCAGACTTATGCGACCACATCCTACAGTTTCATTGGCATCTCTAAACGGTTATACATCATGAGAGCTTGGTTTTACCTTCGTATGCAtatctaaatatgtgtatgtatgtatatatattctcTTCATACAGGGGATATGTATATACATTGATATAAATTTAtaactttatatatatttaatgaTGTTCATTTATAAATGTATGCGCTCCTGATACTCAACTTCCATAACCTCAACTTATCAGTATTGACACAAACACGTATTTTGACACGTTTGCAATCTGTCATTTTGTAGGGGGGAGGGGGGGTCATACGCTTTCATGCCTACTATTGTTTCAATCAGATTGGCTGGTCAACATAGTGCCACTGTGGAACCTCAAAAGGTCGTTACACACTTCCACATCAGCGTTTTATAAAGCTTATAGTGCTTAGTTCAATATTACCACCAATTGACTCCGACATGCTGAAGATTATATAGAGAATTGACACGAATATGACAGGGACTCAAGGAGCTGCTGCTATTGTTACTTCAACTCTTCGAATTGTGCTACGTCTTAGTAGGCTTTGGCGTATTTTCACACGGTCAGTTTTGAACCATCTTATACATCCTGTCTTTTCCCGTTCAGAATTTAATTGGTTGGAAATGTTTCGGTCCTTATGATTTCGGATTCATCAGACCATTATCTACTGTTTGTTGGCTCGCTCCAGCCGGTTATATATCATACGAGCTTGGTGTTAGTATGGTATGCATATCTAATTATAtacgtgtatatatatgtatatatctatatatattttcTGCATATTGACACGAATATGACAGGGACTCAAGGAGCTGCTGCTATTGTTACTTCAACTCTTCGAATTGTGCTTCGTCTTAGTAGGCTTTGGCGTATTTTCACACGGTCAGTTTTGAACCATCTTATACATCCTGTCTTTTCCCGTTCAGAATTTAATTGGTTGGAAATGTTTCGGTCCTTATGATTTCGGATTCATCAGACCATTATCTACTGTTTGTTGGCTCGCTCCAGCCGGTTATATATCATACGAGCTTGGTGTTAGTATGGTATGCATATCTAATTATAtacgtgtatatatatgtatatatctatatatattttcTGCATATTGACACGAATATGACAGGGACTCAAGGAGCTGCTGCTATTGTTACTTCAACTCTTCGAATTGTGCTTCGTCTTAGTAGGCTTTGGCGTATTTTCACACGGTCAGTTTTGAACCATCTTATACATCCTGTCTTTTCCCGTTCAGAATTTAATTGGTTGGAAATGTTTCGGTCCTTATGATTTCGGATTCATCAGACCATTATCTACTGTTTGTTGGCTCGCTCCAGCCGGTTATATATCATACGAGCTTGGTGTTAGTATGGTATGCATATCTAATTATAtacgtgtatatatatgtatatatctatatatattttcTGCATATAGGGTATATTTATATAAACTAATATAGATTTATAGATTTATATATAGATTTAataatatagttttatatatgtATAGACTCCTCATATTCAACTTCCATAACATCAAATTATTATTAATGGTTATCATTTCAGATATTGTAAcatctttgctttttaacttcCATTCAAATGAAAACTGCCATAGGTCATCCCAAGAGGCTGCTTATGATGTTTCTATAAATTCACAACCATATTCAAGCATCCTACCTTTCATTATACAACGTGTGGCTGAATATCCAAAAGACCCCTGCAATCATGAAGAAAACTACTACTCTTGCTAACTGTCCAGCAAGTCTGGCAACTGTTGAAGAGATATTAACCCATGGGCGAGAAAATAAGAAACACGCGGTATAAACACTTTCTAAAATTTCGAATGTTTCccccattattattattatccatACATTGAACGTATTTCTTCTAATCCATGCAGAATGTTGAGTTCAACTGCCGTGTTGTGATTAAAGGCGTACGTAATAGCGAAGAGTGGTTCAAACTTACGTGTGGAGGAGGGAAATGCATGAAAGGTATATCGCATGAACACGGGGAGTTGTGGTGTGAAGGCTGTGAAAACCCAGTTATGATTCCTCGCGCAAGGTTCGTCTTTGGTATTCTATAGTTATGTACTTTGGCAAACCTCTTTACACATTTCCACATctgaataaaaaaaaattaccaaCAGATTCCATCTTCAACTTGATGTGGTCGATTCCACGGCTAACGTGGTCATCGTGTGCTTCGATGACACTGCACAACTTCTAACAAACACCACTGCCCAGTCTATACTGAATGTGGAATCGGGTCTCTCGCACATCTACACCGTTTCTTCCGCAATCAACCAGGACAGCTTCACACCAGTCATGATACGGACCTGTAACGGTAACATCTCGACGCTCCCAAACTGCTTACATTCACTTATAGGCACCGCCCGAACCATCCAAGTTGATACATCCACATACTACCATCATGGGGCCTTTGAGAGTTTCAACTGCAAACGTGTGCTCCTAGACGAACCCAACTATCAATCCGTTGGATCTACCACTCCTACTCCTATGACTACGAAGGGTAAAGGGGTGATGACAATTCCAACGCCGGTTAAGCTCAAAGAAACAGTCAGCAAGTACATGTAAGTTTGTATACATACTTTTGAATTACGAAATTCCATAAACCACGTAGCTACCTGTTCATTTGTATTGTGTTTTAGAAACTGTTCAAATATCAATAATATATGCTACAAACATTATGTTTACTTCTTTATGGCTGTAGTGACACCATCGTTTTTTGATATGTGCTTTCCGACTTGATATGTTTATTCCGTTTGGATAGCTAAATGGAATTAATTGATTTTCAATGAGTTTGAACTGTAGTTCATACATGGCGATTTACTTGAACATAGTTACATTCTTTCAATTTTTAGTGCAAAATAATGGAAATACATAGATGGTCAACATTAACGTTCGGCCTAACATTTCCCTTCTTTTCACAGCCCTAATTATGAAGATTCTGATTCAGATGGTTCGGTGGGTAGCTAATGGGAACGACGGTTGCATGGTCATGCATTAGCAACGGAAGATTTAGTTGAGCATTGAATAAAAAAGGAGGCTTTGTGAACTACTTTGAGTATTCCTCTTTAATGTGTTTTTTTAGACTTGCCGATTTTCTTGTGCTATGCACGTCTCGAATTTTGTGAAGCCAGTTTATGGTCCAAACTCTTATCACATTTTGTATGGTTTCACTTACATTGTCTTTTGGCTAATTATGTTTTACCCTTACATAAACACTTTTCCTAAATACACAACACAACGAATGACACTTAAATGACGATCATGCCGTGCATCGCACGAGCCTTCCCTCTAGtcattataaaaaaaagaaaagcaaACACTTTCATGATTTTCTATTAAAAGTTGACAACACTTTCAAGATTTTCTATTAAAAGTCGTACACCCTATCAATCCAACAAATATTATTATTTTCATTATTTATGACCAAAAAAGTTATAAAGCTACTCTCAATACATGGACCTCATTGGCTCATTCAATGCTTTAATTTTCCAACTTTACCCCTCAAAGTACAAACTACATAGCCAAAAGTACAACTCACAAACACTACCTACCACCAAGGTACAACTCATAAAGCCAAAGGTACAACTAATCACTTTAATCAGAATAGTTTGGACCAGTAGCCCCAACCTCCACCGCTTTCGCCGCCGGCGACGCCTCCACCGCCGGAGACGGCGGAACCGGAGTCACCAACAACTCCGACGGCAAATCAGCAGACAAACCTTGCAAGTAAAAAGTATAAAACAACTTAAAGGGGAACACCAGCTGCTGCAACTTGACTTGACCGTACGCTCCGGCGAAGATTCCGGTACCGCCGGTGACGGAAAGATAAGTGTCCTCCGTCGTCACATATGCACCCTGTACCGATATTTGCCCGTAGTCTCCTAGATGAAAGCTGTAAATAGCTTCGTACCGGTCACCTTTCTTCTCCGGCATGTTCTTGATCAGAATGCATATTCCGGCGGTGATCCCCAGTCTTGTTTGAAGATCCGCACTATATACCTGCACATGAaaagaaatataaataaataaaaaaatatatcgaACATTATCGGTACTGGTACTGGCATTCGTTTTACTAAACTGGGATGAATACTTTTCTTGTTTATGTATGGTACCGTACTATACCAAACTGATACCGAAAGAACAGGGGACACCATGAGTGCTGGTACCACTGGTACTGGTAttcgttttttatgtttttggtttAAGTACCTTTAGGTTTCAAGACTTTTAAGTATTTTCAAtgaatgttttaaaaaccggtcaAACCAGTCGGTTGTACTGTTTCAACTGTTCGGTAGAACCCGTTAAACCGCCCGATACACCCGGTTGAACCGCCCGATACACTCAGTTAAACCGTTTCTAAGTCAAATCTGGTACGGTataaaaaccggattttaaaacattgttttCAATGATACTGGTACCAAGCTAACAAAATCGTATACTTTTAGTTGTTTTGGTAATTTACTTTATGGTACACATTGATCAAACTGATAGTTTTTTTTGTGTGCGTGTGTTTTAGCGTGTAAATGGAGAATTGGTACTGATGTGACAAGTTGAATGGAGAAtgtaaaacaaaattaaaaagagAGTGAGACCATACTTTATTGGTAAACGGAACAAGATCACCGAGGGAATTCACGGGTTTTTGACCCAATCGAAGATACGCAGGGCTTCCACGGTCTCTTTCGTTGATCTCATACACACACAGCTGATGAACTTTCGCTACAAagtaaaaaaaacacaaaacaacATCGAATAAGATTAAAAAGTTAAAACCCGAAAAGTCATTTCCTAAAATCTTAAAAAAACACGAGGTTGTTACTTACTAGGTCTCGAAGACTCCGTCGGGTTGCTTTGACTCTTGACGCTAAATCCTCTTCGGCTATCCGAAGCCTTGGAAGTGGTGGCTAGTTTCTGAGAGAAAACTGGGTTAATTGAGTTTTTGAATGACAGACAGTTACTAGCTGTGACACTAGTGGCGCGGGTGGTGCATGACAGCTTGACAGATGATGGGATTGATTGTAGAGAAGCTGAAGCGGCAGCCATTGGAAGAAAAATaatgtgtttttgtttttggcTTAAAACTAGTGGTTGTGATTTAAATGTTTGTGGCAAGTACTTAGATGTGTATGTATTtgtgcatgtgtatgtatgtatatatataggtgcATTTGAAGAGGGAGAATGTGTGGGAAGGAATGTGGAAGAGTAGGTGAGTGGACGGTACGTGGGGACATTGAGAGTTCAAAAGCTGATTTTTCTTGGTCTTTTTAATGTTTTGCTCGTTTGATGTAATGTTTGTAAACATGGAATCGTTGACCCACGTGGGTTTTTTGAATTTATGCTGTAACCGGCCAATTAGACAAATTTATGAACATGaattacttatttttatttgacGAGATTATTTGTTTAGTAGTTTGAACTAATAGTTTAAGTTTGAATCGATTTAAATAATCCAGTCTTTGGTTGTTGGTTGGTGAAATCCTAGGAACATGTAAAAGATAAAATCATCATCTCaacataaaaacacaaaaacataaaaaagttttaggtagtgtttggtatgcaggaatatgagaggtggaatggaatgaactATTACGAGGGAATGAAAAAAAGTGGGTTTGGTTGGTCAGcgtaatggaatcacccattacataagtcattccattccctcaaattcATTCCATCCATTCCCCCTGTTTTTTTCAATTCCATTCCTTCTCTCAGCCTACGTCACAAACACCGCCCATCATCATCCACCATATTTGTTTTGAACTTTTGTTTTACTTCTTACAGATTATGCTACTTACATAAAATTTTTTTATCAAGGGTTATTGCCAACATTATTCCCACTTAAAATATTTCCTTTAACAATCTCAAGTTGTAAGAATTTATTCTTCATTGATTCTTTTTTAATTGAGTTATAACCCAATTAGTTTTTTTTGCTGATGTGACCGTTTACATGACACAAACTTAGTTATTGGTTGATGTGGCAGCTTATGTGACACAAACCTAGTTATTAGATATTAGTATTCCTAACTttcaccaccactaccaccaccaccatcaacaatCACCACCATCTACAATAGCCACCATCAGCCGCCACcaccaacaacaaccaccaccattaGCCgctaacaccaccaccactatcacccaccaccaccacaaccaccaccatcaacaaccGCCAGCATCAATAATCACCACTATCACCATCAACAACAagaacaaccaccaccaccaccatcatcaacaacaacaaccaccagcatACCACTACcatcaacaaccaccaccataagctgccaccaccaccatggCAGCTGATGGTGGTGGCTGTTGatagttgtggtggtggtggatgttgatggtgatggtgaaaattaggattattaaaatcaaaTAACTAGGTTTGTGCCACATAAGCAACCACATAAGCCAATAACTAGGTTTGTGCTACGTTagcaaaaaactaactgggttataacacGGTTAGAAAAAGGATCGATGGggccaaattcttacaagttgggattgtCCGGGGGAGTTTTTTAAGTTTGGATTAATGTCGGCCAATGGGTGAAAGTTAGGATTAATCCAATAACCTAATTATTAAACTgttgttaaaaacaaaaaaaaagtatttTGACACCTCATTCAAACACATTCCATCACACTATCACACTGAATTACCATTTGATACTTCATTCCATTACATTTCACTCTATCACATTTGTAATAGTTCTCACACTCGTAACACCCAATCACAACTTAAACACCAACGTGATACTCATCACCATTTCCATCCCCATCACGCGTGCCACGCCATCACCCACCCACCCTGTGTACCCTAAGAAATATAATGTTTATAAATGATTATATTTGTTAATGTACTCGTTGTTgagaaattaatctttattatgTCATTGTTAAAAACATCTTATTACACCTCATGACCCAACATTAAGttgctgtttgttttttttttaaaagctcTGCGTAGGCTTTTCTGTCTGCGCCGCACAGACCACACACAGACATTGTCACGTGCAGACTTTGTCATGCGCAGACTTTGTCACgcgcagactgtttgtttttccgaagacgtttcattaaaaaagtCTGCGtgagctcttcttggtgcagacttggcccAACCACTTCTAAAATCTTCTAAGGTCTGTAGAGGGTTAAAAACCACCCCCtgccaccaccgtccatcaccaccaccatcaccgttcaccaccaccgtccaccacccaccaccgtccatcaccaccagtccaccacctccaccacccactaccgtccatcaccaccaccaccgtccaccacccaccaccatcgtctaccaccatcaccgtccagcaccaccaccaccatctgtacaccaccaccagtttattttagaagtctgcATACGTTAAAAAAATACAGTCTTCTTTTTGCAGACTGGAGAGGTTTGGTCcacatcttcttcttcagatgtttgcagatgtggtcagcagactgcagacattttacctcttaaaaacaaacaacacctaaaaTAATGTCAATCTACAACTATTACAATGAGGACATGCTATTTTTCTAGTCTTCTGTAAGGTCCGCTTTACCAACGTAACCAAATGGCGACCAAAAGACCTTAGAGATTTGAACTTTTAAATACGTCCATTCTTTCAACATTTGAAAGTAAAAATATTAACGACATTTATATGCAAAtctaacaaaatttgggcatgactcGTCCATATGACGAGCGTATCCCTGTTTTAACCAACATCATTACAATAAAGTCTACGACCCGTTCAAAAGACATGACCGAAAACCAAAACATCATGTTTTAAAAGTCTAGCTACTAACAAGGTTATTCATAACAAAGTATTTTCGACCCATAGCTTTAAAACAAATAGCGGAAGCGCATAATGGTCATGGTTTGTGCGTGTGTTCGCTCCAAGTCGTCAAATCGCCTaagttgaggatttacctacatcaaCATATAAATAAATTTTGTTAGTTACATTAACTCGTGACTAATAATTCAACTGAATCGATCCATACTTTCATTTCATACATACGCTTTCTTTCCCGATGAAACGGGTTAAAACATACCATCTCATAATTGAGATAAAACATACCATTCCTTAATCCGTCGTAACGGACATTTGTAAGCATACATAATCATCCATCCGGAACGTTTATAACGAACCGAATACTTCCATTACATCATCATTTCATTCATCTCCATTAATCCGTTGTAACGGATTTAATTTCATACTTTACCTTTCGTAATAACATTCATTTTCTCGGTTTGTTCAAAACAAGCCGACTATACTACTATCCGTTCATAAACATTCATTCCCAATAACCCGTTTGCACGAGTTAGGCTATCTACTTCATTTTTACACTAATGATGGTAAAGCCTAACTTTTAAACAAAACATAGAACAATTAATAATTTATGTCGGAGTacaacatacctcgatcttgtgcgTTATCCGTTTTCCTAGCACTTGAGCTTTCTTCCTTCACGCCACTTCACTATGTGTGTTTAGATGATCGAATTTTTGAATCATGCAACCAATTATCTTTGAAATCCTTTGTCAATTTGCTGAATTTAGCAAGAACAAGGGTTTTCTCCTTGTTCCCCTGTGTTGTTCGAACCCAGCGCACACACCAGGAGTGTGGTTTGGGTTTTGATTTCTTTTAATCCCTTCCTTTTGTTATTTTCCACATGTGGCCCTTCTAGTTTGTATTGTTATTTAATTTAGGCTTTCTCATTATCTTACTAGTATTTTGTAACATTTACATTTACTAGGTTAGACCTTTAATTAATTTAGCTTGTATGTCTAAAAgtcatttttggggtgttacatcttCCTTAGAAATACCTTATCACACCTCACGATTCCTTCATTTTATCCTTCTAAAAATATCATGTCAAACATGTTTTTGAAGGCCAAACAATATAGTATAGCGTTAAGTTGATAACCTTTACACAGTGTTTTAACCTTAGGAAAACTTAGTGACAAACATTAACATGTTATGACCTTGGCGGCACAACATGTGACATCTGTGTCGcttcaatcatcaaacaaataccaaatcaatgaaatattgtatttcatacttgggatttgtaaaaatatgtgtatcgcttacacatatcaactcttattcgatttcaagctttaaatcgctttctggagaattatatgcaaattggtgcgtaaacgcaatcagtttaacgtgacaaatactccggaacatcaatttatgcttaaaataccttaaataacctttccataacttagaaataagttttgaaggctttggtatggcaaaatcaagtttattcgcttacagggactaaaattgacaaactgcgaaagtatgccaatatGAACTGTAACGtacattccggaacatggccataagttaaacacaccttaaatatcctttacatatcttagaaataggctttgaggggttcggtgtgctaaaataaactttatgctcattcagggactaaaagcgtcaaaaagtgcataagtttgcattttcgcgcataacttacgttctgaatacttccggacatccaaaaatttatgtaagcattaaaatattatattttagtgtttggcatgagaaaaatccattcgtcgcgcaatttggatcgtctttcgcgcttatgcgcattccgtcgtaattaagcgaacatcgcgatcgtacgaccaaacgaaccgacatccggtatatttttgagcatgtttcatgtccacaatgtttaggcatcattttagggccttaaagttgactTAACGAGCCTTAAaaatgtcggaaatggccttaatacACAACGGGGACTGAAATGGAAACTTTGGAAACTGTTGCTGATCAGAAGGACCTTAGCGTGACACCTagcccccttggcgtcacgcgaggcccctCCAGATGCGGAAACTCATTTTTATAGCTGTTAACAGCAGTTATACACTTcaaaacccattgcaaatggtattttcaaatcagGGGATTGAATCtatgggctcaaatggtttttcaaaacaatgggcccatgtgGACGGCCTAGATCAAAGCACGtttttcgatgaacgatcctaacggttgtgccatgcctataaataccccacccaaTTTCAttcaaaacccacttgattctgagattttctctaagttggagtgattaacacttcatacctgagaaatactcggaaatcaatcttgcggggaccttctgtaagtattctttcgcgttttccattcgttttagcgttaaagtcaaactgtgtttgactttatgcattgaccagtttatggtcaacgcgaagttcgtttgaacttcataacttgagcgtaatcacgatggttatagtccctagtgactatacctactgattaccacgttatctaggctcagtgacgagtcgtagtttcggccaaagtacgttt contains the following coding sequences:
- the LOC110889417 gene encoding allene oxide cyclase, chloroplastic; translation: MAAASASLQSIPSSVKLSCTTRATSVTASNCLSFKNSINPVFSQKLATTSKASDSRRGFSVKSQSNPTESSRPTKVHQLCVYEINERDRGSPAYLRLGQKPVNSLGDLVPFTNKVYSADLQTRLGITAGICILIKNMPEKKGDRYEAIYSFHLGDYGQISVQGAYVTTEDTYLSVTGGTGIFAGAYGQVKLQQLVFPFKLFYTFYLQGLSADLPSELLVTPVPPSPAVEASPAAKAVEVGATGPNYSD
- the LOC110887670 gene encoding ATP-dependent DNA helicase PIF1-like, translating into MPPHALHLKEGLPIMLLRNVNPSQGLCNGTRLIITDLGKFVIKARILTGSNRGDTALIPRITLSSTKSKWPFIMKRRQFPVKPCYAMTINKSQGQSLKVVGLYLPRPVFSHGQLYVALSRVTTPEGLKIVIVGDDNGSMKNHTRNIVYKETFNNLAPSDEAQ